The following coding sequences lie in one Flavobacterium cyclinae genomic window:
- a CDS encoding TlpA family protein disulfide reductase: MKKAFILFFVAIISGFAQNATNVVTLNVKITNRFSDTITISSGRNFIQKVGINSKGEFQTTFEGSKEGSLYRFNDGNEGTTMFLKNGYDLSMTLDTKDFDETIVYKGKGANENNYLAQKALSDEKFEMELESLFDADEATFKAALARKKANDIKMIDGKGLDETLVNMLRPSFDQEEKFLLDYFKQKAAAKKMEGVASPTFDYENHKGGKTKLEDLRGKYVYIDVWATWCGPCRAEIPHLKKVEEKYHGKNIEFVSISVDTDKDHEKWQKFVVDKELGGIQLFADKNWNSDFIKAFGINAIPRFLLIGPDGKVIKADAPRPSSSSLVELLDSLVK; this comes from the coding sequence ATGAAAAAAGCATTCATTTTATTTTTTGTAGCAATTATTTCTGGATTTGCTCAAAATGCAACTAACGTTGTTACGTTAAACGTTAAAATTACCAATAGATTTTCAGATACTATTACCATTTCTTCAGGTCGTAATTTTATTCAAAAAGTGGGGATAAATAGTAAAGGTGAATTTCAAACTACATTTGAAGGTAGTAAAGAAGGAAGTTTATATCGATTTAATGATGGAAATGAAGGAACCACAATGTTTTTGAAAAACGGCTATGATTTATCAATGACATTAGATACCAAAGATTTTGATGAGACTATAGTTTACAAAGGAAAAGGGGCTAATGAAAATAATTATTTAGCTCAAAAAGCATTGTCTGATGAAAAGTTTGAAATGGAGTTAGAATCATTATTTGATGCTGATGAAGCTACTTTTAAAGCTGCATTAGCTAGAAAGAAAGCTAATGATATAAAAATGATTGACGGAAAAGGATTAGACGAAACGTTAGTTAATATGTTGCGTCCTTCTTTTGATCAAGAGGAGAAATTTTTGTTAGATTATTTCAAACAAAAAGCAGCTGCTAAAAAGATGGAAGGCGTTGCTTCGCCAACTTTTGATTATGAAAATCACAAAGGAGGGAAAACTAAATTAGAAGACTTAAGAGGGAAATATGTTTACATTGATGTTTGGGCTACTTGGTGCGGTCCATGTAGAGCAGAAATTCCTCATTTGAAAAAAGTGGAAGAAAAATATCATGGTAAAAACATTGAGTTTGTAAGTATTTCTGTAGATACCGATAAAGATCATGAAAAATGGCAAAAATTTGTAGTTGACAAAGAATTAGGCGGAATTCAATTATTTGCAGATAAAAATTGGAATTCTGATTTTATTAAAGCTTTTGGCATTAACGCAATTCCAAGATTTTTATTAATTGGTCCAGATGGTAAAGTAATAAAAGCAGATGCACCAAGACCTTCTTCATCGTCATTAGTTGAATTATTAGATAGTTTAGTGAAGTAA
- a CDS encoding toxin-antitoxin system YwqK family antitoxin encodes MKNVLIAGVMLVTSLTFAQEVKPKYEVIGQEVKATFYYDNGQVKQEGNYLNGKPNGKWVSFNEDGSKQAIGEYNNGVKTGKWFFWSESTLNEVDFSDSRIAEVKKWSKDVLAKN; translated from the coding sequence ATGAAAAATGTATTGATTGCCGGAGTTATGTTAGTGACAAGTCTAACATTTGCACAAGAAGTAAAACCAAAATATGAAGTTATAGGACAAGAAGTTAAAGCAACTTTTTATTATGATAACGGTCAAGTTAAACAAGAAGGTAATTATTTAAACGGTAAGCCTAATGGAAAATGGGTTTCGTTTAATGAAGATGGTTCTAAACAAGCTATTGGAGAATATAATAATGGAGTTAAAACAGGCAAATGGTTTTTTTGGTCTGAATCAACTTTAAATGAAGTAGATTTTTCTGATAGTAGAATTGCGGAAGTAAAAAAATGGTCTAAAGATGTATTAGCTAAAAACTAA
- a CDS encoding efflux RND transporter permease subunit → MSNKITKSFGISTWAINNKMTVYVITAIILIGGLISYYSMPREDFPEIIETKIYVSSVNPGNAAEDVEKLITKPLEEEFNNISGVTKITSNTLQDYSMILVEFDEDITVDAAKQKVKDKVDLVKSETDWPVMPGGEKVEPNVFDLNIAEEQPILNINLSGDLPLDKLKDYAEYLEDKIERLPQIKEAAIRGAQEKEVEIAVDIYKMTAAQVSFDDIIGSVSRENTTISGGNVVNNGIKKNIRVVGEIENPAELEDVVVKKQDGVVYLKDIATIKFQPKEATTHAREYGNAVVMLDIKKRSGKNMIEATESIKKIVKEAQDNYFPSNLKISMANDQSSRTINQVDDLVNNIIFGVLLVVGVLMFFLGFRSALFVGFAIPLSMFMSYIILASFGVTLNTMVLFALVMGLGMLVDNGIVVVENVHSLMSEGLSRKQAAIEGVGEIAWPIIASTATTLAAFFPLGLWPGTMGKFMIYFPMTLSVVLFSSLFVALVINALITAEFMQLEEKEMSKKTLIKLSSIVGGIGLLLVIIGFVSKSGGARGIGNLMVFFAIMLWVYKYYLSRAQVYFMEVVLVKLENFYKRALIFALSGKKPIIFLFGTIGLLIFSFVLVGIAQPKVLFFPENQPNQIMTYIEFPEGTDIAKTNAFTKEIEKKVYAVANKYTDEENFNFMVESGVAQVGEGAGNPQTDGASQNEMPHRGKITLSMREYKFRKGVNSSDLMNEIRAAVKGYPGVSIIVEKDQNGPPSGYPVNIEISGENYNDMLIEAEKVKDFINSKNIAGIEELKLDVNKSKPGLEVVVDRKVAGKLGVSTAQVGQTLRRSVYGEKISTYKEDKDDYEINVRFNEDLKNDNSAIFNQPVTFRDQATGRLQQVPIAALVEKTNTSSFNTIKRKNLKRVITIYSNVLEGYNANEIVGTLKKEMASYKMPKDTNFAFTGEQEEQEKNSSFLFKALLIAMGGIILVMVAQFNSISKPAIIMFTVILSFIGVFLGLVIFRNDFVIIMTMMGIISLAGIVVNNGIVLIDYTQLLLDRKAAEIGLEEGEILSKQDYFDAIVEGGRSRLRPVLLTAITTVLGLIPLAIGLNIDFFGLFINYNPNIYMGGDNVIFWGPLAKTVIYGLIFATFLTLIIVPVMFYLLNRLKIRMKKGKPREREILPSV, encoded by the coding sequence ATGAGTAACAAAATAACCAAAAGCTTCGGAATTTCTACATGGGCTATTAATAACAAAATGACCGTGTATGTAATTACGGCCATAATATTAATAGGTGGATTAATTTCCTATTATTCAATGCCACGTGAAGATTTTCCTGAAATCATTGAAACTAAAATATACGTTAGTTCTGTAAATCCAGGAAATGCGGCAGAAGATGTTGAAAAATTAATTACAAAACCATTAGAAGAAGAGTTTAACAATATTTCTGGAGTAACAAAAATTACATCAAATACGTTACAAGATTATTCTATGATCTTAGTAGAATTTGATGAAGATATTACGGTAGATGCTGCAAAACAAAAAGTAAAAGACAAGGTCGACTTAGTAAAATCGGAAACCGATTGGCCAGTTATGCCGGGTGGAGAAAAAGTTGAACCAAATGTTTTTGACTTAAACATTGCCGAAGAACAACCAATCTTAAACATCAATTTATCGGGTGATTTGCCATTAGATAAATTAAAAGATTATGCCGAATATTTAGAAGATAAAATTGAACGTCTTCCACAAATTAAAGAAGCAGCTATTCGCGGTGCACAGGAAAAAGAAGTTGAAATTGCAGTTGATATTTATAAAATGACGGCTGCTCAAGTAAGTTTTGATGATATCATTGGATCGGTTTCTAGAGAAAATACAACCATTTCTGGTGGAAATGTAGTAAATAACGGTATTAAGAAAAACATTCGCGTTGTTGGAGAAATTGAAAATCCAGCTGAATTAGAAGATGTTGTTGTTAAAAAACAAGATGGTGTTGTTTATCTTAAAGACATTGCCACTATTAAATTTCAACCAAAAGAAGCAACTACGCATGCAAGAGAATATGGAAATGCCGTTGTTATGCTTGATATTAAGAAACGTAGTGGTAAAAACATGATTGAGGCTACTGAAAGCATCAAGAAAATTGTAAAAGAAGCACAAGACAATTACTTTCCTTCGAATTTGAAAATTTCGATGGCAAACGACCAATCTTCAAGAACCATCAATCAGGTTGATGATTTAGTAAACAATATCATTTTTGGGGTGTTACTTGTAGTAGGTGTTTTAATGTTTTTCTTAGGGTTTAGAAGTGCTTTATTTGTAGGTTTTGCTATTCCGCTTTCAATGTTTATGTCGTATATTATTTTGGCATCCTTTGGAGTTACATTAAATACCATGGTGCTTTTTGCCTTAGTAATGGGGTTAGGAATGTTAGTAGATAACGGAATTGTGGTAGTCGAAAATGTACATTCCTTAATGAGTGAAGGGTTAAGTAGAAAACAAGCTGCTATTGAAGGTGTTGGAGAAATTGCTTGGCCTATTATTGCTTCAACTGCAACTACATTAGCTGCATTCTTCCCGCTAGGTTTATGGCCGGGTACTATGGGAAAATTCATGATTTATTTCCCTATGACACTTTCGGTTGTATTGTTTTCATCATTATTTGTGGCATTAGTTATTAATGCACTTATTACAGCTGAATTCATGCAGTTAGAAGAAAAAGAAATGTCGAAAAAGACATTAATAAAACTAAGTAGTATTGTAGGAGGTATTGGTTTATTATTGGTAATCATAGGGTTTGTATCTAAATCAGGTGGGGCAAGAGGTATTGGAAATTTGATGGTATTCTTTGCTATAATGTTGTGGGTTTACAAATATTATTTATCAAGAGCCCAAGTATATTTCATGGAAGTTGTTTTAGTAAAACTAGAGAACTTTTATAAAAGAGCATTAATTTTTGCATTGAGCGGAAAAAAACCAATAATATTTTTATTTGGTACTATTGGATTATTAATATTTTCATTTGTTTTAGTTGGTATTGCACAGCCTAAAGTTTTATTCTTTCCGGAAAATCAACCAAATCAAATCATGACCTACATTGAATTTCCTGAAGGAACAGATATTGCTAAAACCAATGCTTTTACAAAGGAAATAGAGAAAAAAGTATATGCTGTTGCTAACAAATATACTGATGAAGAAAATTTCAACTTCATGGTAGAATCTGGAGTTGCTCAAGTGGGTGAAGGTGCTGGAAACCCTCAAACCGATGGTGCTTCACAAAATGAAATGCCACATAGAGGAAAAATTACGCTTTCAATGCGCGAATACAAATTTAGAAAAGGGGTTAATAGTAGCGACTTGATGAACGAAATTCGTGCAGCAGTTAAAGGTTATCCTGGTGTTTCTATAATTGTTGAAAAAGATCAAAACGGACCCCCTTCAGGTTATCCAGTAAATATTGAAATTTCTGGTGAAAACTACAACGATATGCTTATTGAAGCTGAAAAAGTAAAAGATTTCATCAACTCTAAAAATATCGCTGGAATTGAAGAACTAAAACTAGATGTTAACAAATCTAAACCAGGTTTAGAAGTTGTAGTTGACAGAAAAGTGGCAGGTAAATTAGGGGTTTCTACAGCGCAAGTTGGTCAAACTTTACGTCGTTCTGTTTATGGAGAAAAAATTTCTACCTATAAAGAAGACAAAGACGATTATGAAATTAATGTACGTTTCAACGAAGATTTAAAAAATGACAACAGTGCTATTTTTAATCAGCCAGTTACTTTTAGAGATCAAGCTACTGGAAGATTACAACAAGTTCCTATTGCTGCTTTAGTTGAAAAAACAAATACTTCTTCTTTTAACACTATTAAACGTAAAAATTTAAAAAGAGTTATTACCATTTATTCAAATGTTTTAGAAGGATATAATGCTAATGAAATTGTAGGAACTCTTAAAAAAGAGATGGCATCTTACAAAATGCCAAAAGACACCAACTTTGCCTTTACAGGAGAACAAGAAGAACAAGAGAAAAACTCATCGTTCTTATTTAAAGCCTTATTAATTGCAATGGGAGGAATTATTTTAGTAATGGTAGCGCAGTTTAACTCTATTTCAAAACCAGCTATTATTATGTTTACTGTAATTCTAAGTTTCATTGGTGTATTCTTAGGATTAGTAATATTCAGAAATGATTTCGTAATTATTATGACGATGATGGGAATTATCTCGCTAGCTGGAATTGTAGTAAATAACGGAATTGTATTAATAGATTACACCCAATTATTACTTGACCGAAAAGCAGCTGAAATAGGTTTAGAAGAAGGTGAAATTTTAAGCAAACAAGATTACTTTGATGCTATTGTAGAAGGTGGTCGTTCAAGATTACGTCCCGTATTGTTAACTGCAATTACAACAGTATTAGGTTTAATTCCACTTGCTATTGGATTAAATATCGACTTCTTTGGATTGTTTATCAATTACAATCCTAACATTTACATGGGAGGTGATAACGTAATCTTCTGGGGACCATTAGCTAAAACAGTAATCTACGGATTAATATTTGCTACGTTCTTAACATTAATTATTGTTCCTGTAATGTTCTACTTACTTAATAGACTTAAGATAAGAATGAAAAAAGGAAAACCTAGAGAAAGAGAAATCTTACCATCTGTATAA
- a CDS encoding efflux RND transporter periplasmic adaptor subunit: MKKIVYISLLGLLITSCGGDSKTASVDKAIESKNVATIKATRAEIQKQYDAIGAELAKLDLAIAELDTLKKSALVTTAVVKDTIFTHYIDIQGNVDTKQNLIIYPEFSGLLSQVNVKAGQKVSKGQILARIDDGGLSNQLAQMETQAALAKTTFERQKNLWDKKIGSEIQFLQAKTNYEAQTKAVAQMKAQLAKTIVRAPFSGIIDDIITEKGQIVGPGQQLMRIVNLSDMYVSANVPESFIGKIKVGAVVDVNVKSTGKTYKGKVRQIGNYINPNNRNFSIEVAVPNSDNLLKPNQVAVLKIEDYKKANAILIPESIVTENAAGEKIIYTVDTNGKEPKAIKKTIEVGLISGANIEVKAGLNKGETIIIEGARSVQNGDVVEIIKK, translated from the coding sequence ATGAAAAAAATAGTATACATCAGTTTATTAGGTTTACTAATTACCTCATGTGGAGGTGATTCAAAAACAGCTTCAGTTGACAAAGCTATTGAATCAAAAAATGTAGCAACAATTAAAGCAACAAGAGCTGAAATACAAAAGCAATACGATGCAATTGGTGCAGAATTAGCAAAATTAGATTTAGCTATTGCTGAATTAGATACCTTAAAAAAATCGGCTTTAGTAACCACTGCAGTGGTTAAAGATACCATTTTTACACATTACATCGATATTCAAGGTAATGTTGATACAAAACAAAATCTGATTATTTATCCTGAATTTTCGGGATTATTATCTCAAGTAAATGTAAAAGCAGGTCAAAAAGTAAGCAAAGGTCAAATTTTAGCACGCATTGATGATGGTGGATTAAGCAATCAATTAGCGCAAATGGAAACGCAAGCGGCTTTGGCTAAAACAACATTTGAAAGACAAAAAAATCTTTGGGATAAAAAAATTGGTTCTGAAATTCAATTTTTACAAGCTAAGACAAATTATGAAGCGCAAACAAAAGCTGTTGCTCAAATGAAAGCACAATTAGCTAAAACAATTGTTAGAGCTCCATTTAGTGGAATTATTGATGATATCATTACAGAAAAAGGACAAATTGTAGGTCCTGGTCAACAACTAATGCGAATTGTAAACTTATCAGACATGTATGTTTCGGCAAATGTTCCAGAGAGTTTCATTGGTAAAATAAAAGTTGGAGCTGTTGTAGATGTAAACGTAAAATCTACTGGAAAAACATATAAAGGAAAAGTAAGACAAATAGGTAATTACATCAATCCAAACAATAGAAACTTTAGTATTGAAGTTGCGGTTCCAAATTCAGATAATTTATTAAAACCCAACCAAGTTGCTGTATTAAAAATTGAAGATTATAAAAAGGCGAATGCAATTTTAATTCCAGAAAGTATTGTTACTGAAAATGCAGCTGGAGAAAAAATTATTTATACAGTTGACACCAATGGAAAAGAACCAAAAGCAATTAAAAAAACTATTGAAGTAGGTTTAATTTCTGGTGCTAATATTGAAGTAAAAGCGGGATTAAACAAAGGTGAAACCATCATTATTGAAGGAGCAAGAAGCGTTCAAAATGGTGATGTAGTTGAAATCATAAAAAAATAA
- a CDS encoding TolC family protein has protein sequence MKRKLTIICLIIASVITAQESEKKSFSFTLQQAIDHAIENNYTAINAKRDIEAAKQKKWETTASGLPQITSNVQYLNNLDFQVQGVSGNAFNPGGDPNAITTIAFGTKHSMNASATLSQLIFDGSYIVGLQSAKVYLQISENAKEKTDLEIREMVTNAYGNVLLARESVLIFEKNKATLEKTLFETNETFKNGLTEEENVEQLQITLTQLTSSLSNAKKREEIALNLLKISMGIDINNEVILTEKLDDLATSNVDLAALNEQFDANNSIDFKIQKNNEESKRLLLKLERFRALPTIGAQLNYGANTFANRFDFLTTDQKWYNYSNFGVNISLPIFSSFRDRARTQQAKIVFEQAKTQVTETEQRLKLQYQQAKTDYEFSIEQYGASKSNLKLAERIEAKQQVKFKEGLSTSFEFTEAQRQLYTAQQNYLQAMIDVMNKKATLDKLTNKK, from the coding sequence ATGAAACGAAAATTAACCATAATTTGCTTAATTATTGCTTCTGTAATAACAGCACAAGAAAGCGAGAAAAAATCGTTTTCTTTTACGTTACAACAAGCAATTGATCACGCCATTGAAAACAATTACACGGCTATCAATGCAAAACGTGATATTGAAGCGGCTAAACAAAAAAAATGGGAAACTACCGCTTCTGGACTTCCTCAAATTACTAGTAACGTTCAATATTTGAACAACTTAGATTTTCAAGTGCAAGGGGTTTCGGGTAATGCTTTTAACCCTGGTGGCGATCCAAATGCTATTACCACAATTGCTTTTGGAACAAAACACAGCATGAATGCATCGGCAACTTTAAGCCAATTGATTTTTGATGGTTCGTATATTGTAGGTTTGCAATCTGCAAAAGTGTATCTTCAAATTTCTGAAAATGCTAAAGAAAAAACCGATTTAGAAATCAGAGAAATGGTTACTAATGCATACGGAAATGTTTTATTAGCTAGAGAAAGTGTTTTAATCTTCGAAAAAAACAAAGCCACTTTAGAAAAAACATTATTTGAAACAAATGAAACTTTTAAAAATGGATTAACAGAAGAAGAAAATGTAGAGCAACTTCAAATAACACTTACTCAGTTAACAAGTTCATTATCGAATGCTAAGAAAAGAGAAGAAATTGCTTTAAATCTTTTAAAAATCTCAATGGGAATTGACATCAACAACGAGGTGATTTTAACTGAAAAATTAGATGATTTAGCTACTAGTAACGTTGATTTAGCTGCTTTAAATGAACAATTTGACGCAAACAATTCAATCGATTTTAAAATCCAAAAAAACAACGAAGAATCAAAACGTTTACTTTTAAAATTAGAGCGTTTTAGAGCTTTACCTACCATTGGCGCTCAATTAAATTACGGAGCTAACACATTTGCTAACCGTTTTGACTTTTTAACAACGGATCAAAAATGGTACAATTATTCAAATTTTGGTGTAAATATTAGCCTTCCTATTTTTAGTAGTTTTAGAGATAGAGCAAGAACACAACAAGCTAAAATTGTTTTTGAACAAGCTAAAACACAAGTAACCGAAACAGAACAACGTTTAAAACTTCAATACCAACAAGCAAAAACGGATTACGAATTTAGCATTGAACAATATGGTGCTTCTAAAAGTAATTTGAAATTAGCAGAACGAATTGAAGCAAAACAACAAGTAAAATTCAAAGAAGGACTTTCTACAAGTTTTGAATTTACAGAAGCACAACGTCAATTATATACAGCGCAACAAAATTATTTACAAGCTATGATTGATGTAATGAACAAAAAAGCAACTTTAGACAAACTAACTAATAAAAAATAA
- a CDS encoding TetR/AcrR family transcriptional regulator, whose product MKDQILIKATDMFLTLGFKSVTMDDIAAEMGISKKTIYQHFSNKDSLVKEATMHLFETISCGIDDICTLGKDPIEELFVIKDFVMKNLKNESASPIYQLQKYYPKIHKSLMIRQFDKMGDCVIVNLKKGIEQGLFRKEINTDIIARFYFAGMTSLKDSEIFNPEHFTSKDLQVAYLEYHLRGICTEKGKEKLEQLLKTNK is encoded by the coding sequence ATGAAAGACCAAATTTTAATTAAAGCAACTGATATGTTTTTAACGCTTGGATTTAAGAGCGTTACTATGGATGATATTGCTGCTGAAATGGGAATTTCTAAAAAAACCATTTATCAGCATTTTAGTAATAAAGATTCATTGGTTAAAGAAGCAACTATGCACTTATTTGAAACCATTTCATGTGGCATAGATGATATTTGCACTTTAGGAAAAGACCCAATAGAAGAACTTTTTGTAATTAAAGATTTTGTAATGAAAAATTTAAAAAACGAAAGTGCTTCTCCTATTTATCAACTACAAAAGTATTATCCTAAAATCCATAAATCATTAATGATTCGTCAATTTGACAAAATGGGTGATTGTGTAATTGTCAATTTAAAAAAAGGTATTGAGCAAGGTTTATTTAGAAAAGAAATCAATACCGATATTATTGCACGATTTTACTTTGCTGGAATGACCAGCTTGAAAGATAGCGAAATATTTAATCCCGAACATTTTACTTCAAAAGACTTACAAGTTGCCTATTTAGAATATCATTTAAGAGGAATTTGTACAGAAAAAGGAAAAGAAAAATTAGAACAATTATTAAAAACTAATAAATAG
- a CDS encoding polyprenyl synthetase family protein codes for MHSISYYQYKVSQHFLQIVDKKEPKNLYEPIQYILSLGGKRMRPVLTLMATEVFNVDCEKAIPAATAVEVFHNFSLIHDDIMDDAPLRRGNQTVHEKWDLNTGILSGDAMLILAYQYFENYEPHVFQKLAKLFSKTALEVCEGQQYDVDFETRDDVTIPEYLKMIEYKTAVLVGAAMKMGAIVAETSEENANLIYDFGLNLGIAFQLQDDYLDAFGNPETFGKQVGGDIIENKKTYLYLKAMEFANDEEKQQLLHLFSIQPSENTDKIESVKAIFNSSGASDATKKAIKDFTYKAFETLEKMDIENDKKAILKAFGENLMGRNV; via the coding sequence ATGCATTCTATATCCTATTATCAATACAAAGTAAGCCAGCATTTTTTACAAATAGTAGATAAAAAAGAGCCAAAAAATTTATACGAACCTATTCAGTATATCTTATCACTTGGTGGAAAAAGAATGCGTCCGGTTTTAACCTTAATGGCAACTGAAGTTTTTAATGTAGATTGCGAAAAAGCCATTCCTGCAGCAACCGCTGTTGAGGTGTTTCATAATTTTTCATTAATTCATGATGATATTATGGACGATGCGCCATTGAGAAGAGGTAATCAAACGGTTCATGAAAAATGGGATTTGAATACTGGAATATTATCAGGTGATGCAATGCTGATTTTAGCCTATCAGTATTTTGAAAACTACGAACCTCATGTATTTCAAAAATTGGCTAAATTATTCAGCAAAACCGCTTTAGAAGTGTGTGAAGGCCAACAATATGATGTGGATTTTGAAACGCGTGATGATGTTACGATTCCAGAATATCTTAAAATGATTGAATACAAAACGGCTGTTTTAGTAGGTGCTGCAATGAAAATGGGAGCAATTGTAGCCGAAACTTCAGAAGAAAATGCTAATTTAATTTATGATTTTGGACTGAATTTAGGAATTGCCTTTCAATTACAAGACGATTATTTAGACGCTTTTGGAAATCCAGAAACTTTTGGAAAACAAGTGGGAGGTGATATTATTGAAAATAAAAAAACCTATTTGTATTTAAAAGCAATGGAGTTTGCTAACGATGAAGAAAAACAACAATTGTTACATTTGTTTTCCATTCAACCCTCTGAAAACACAGATAAAATCGAATCGGTAAAAGCAATATTTAATTCTTCAGGTGCTAGCGATGCAACTAAGAAAGCAATTAAAGATTTTACATATAAAGCTTTTGAAACTTTAGAAAAAATGGATATAGAGAATGATAAGAAAGCCATTTTAAAAGCTTTTGGAGAAAATTTAATGGGAAGAAACGTGTAA